In Neobacillus endophyticus, a single window of DNA contains:
- a CDS encoding LPD1 domain-containing protein: MSQSQLSLFGAFEETKNIESMMDVRSEVQANRKVAYDVGTRIGGSRKDEYALRRQFLEEKNIDVLSEIESESAVLAAELISKKELFSDFSLEAERDNGVDCKVARLKQLLIQRIDAQPEDAEESRKDFFLATQELNHRFSSLITMDQFRDFIEVMNTQMIYEGSSGTYTANRIKELEETLANTDDDDIQTISNTERQLRRAKERLAHIREANKYNFRILGDSFKNFFTKQQSLNSTLKAVSKIKSWDELLAPKKSKSTGKNKPVWERMLPERPDRIGGRESNVSVPEDMLRDFGFKAVEFGHYMEDSKGLEHIYRCSEAFHDLADLLGVSDHALSLNGTLSLSFGGRGRGRAIGHFEPKFKVINFTKERGTLGICSHEFFHSLDHHLYCISYDQKNGHNGYLSNLDTVGPHIPTELVNAMRDLMKEIKEGSSIAYFQNENKPETSWRIGYSLKNLYKWENGNLQAIMENYKTKLDDSYKYHVSMLSYINRDKEMEKLDKRKMRELKKYAQALAWYHQQQTGERVEEIPYPSDKSMFLQQAIGLDRGKNGYWSSNVELIARAFEAWVQDKLKEQGRVSDYLVCGTYDSIAYPMGEEREKINKKMDVLMKQIVDTVLF, from the coding sequence ATGTCACAATCACAATTAAGCTTATTCGGAGCTTTTGAAGAAACAAAAAATATAGAGAGTATGATGGATGTTCGGAGTGAAGTTCAAGCTAATCGTAAGGTAGCTTATGATGTTGGCACACGTATCGGCGGAAGTCGGAAAGACGAATATGCGCTAAGACGTCAGTTCTTAGAAGAGAAAAATATCGATGTGCTTTCGGAAATTGAAAGTGAATCAGCTGTACTTGCTGCTGAATTGATTTCGAAGAAGGAACTATTTTCGGATTTTTCCCTTGAAGCAGAACGTGATAACGGAGTGGATTGTAAGGTCGCAAGACTCAAACAATTGCTGATTCAACGTATCGATGCTCAACCTGAAGACGCAGAGGAATCTCGAAAAGACTTTTTTCTTGCCACTCAGGAGCTTAACCATCGGTTCTCCTCTCTTATAACCATGGATCAGTTCAGGGATTTCATTGAAGTCATGAACACTCAAATGATCTATGAAGGTTCAAGTGGCACGTATACCGCTAACCGCATTAAAGAGTTGGAAGAAACGCTGGCTAATACGGATGATGACGATATCCAAACCATTAGCAATACTGAACGTCAGCTTCGTAGAGCAAAGGAGCGTTTAGCCCATATAAGGGAAGCTAACAAGTATAACTTCCGAATTCTAGGTGATTCCTTTAAAAACTTTTTTACGAAACAGCAAAGCTTAAATAGTACGCTGAAAGCTGTGAGCAAAATTAAGTCCTGGGATGAACTTCTTGCACCCAAAAAGAGCAAAAGTACCGGAAAGAACAAACCTGTGTGGGAGCGCATGTTACCAGAAAGACCAGACCGGATTGGCGGACGTGAATCGAATGTAAGTGTACCAGAAGACATGCTGCGGGATTTCGGTTTCAAAGCAGTTGAATTTGGTCACTACATGGAAGATAGTAAAGGGCTTGAACACATCTATCGCTGTAGCGAAGCGTTTCATGATTTAGCTGATCTACTAGGTGTTTCAGACCACGCATTATCTCTCAATGGAACACTCAGCCTCTCGTTCGGTGGTCGCGGGCGCGGTAGGGCCATTGGGCATTTTGAGCCAAAATTCAAGGTGATTAATTTCACGAAAGAAAGAGGTACTCTTGGGATTTGCAGTCATGAATTTTTTCATAGTCTTGATCATCATTTATATTGTATATCCTATGACCAAAAAAACGGCCATAATGGTTATTTATCCAACCTTGACACCGTTGGTCCTCATATCCCTACGGAACTTGTAAATGCCATGAGAGACCTTATGAAAGAAATTAAAGAAGGCAGCTCCATTGCCTATTTTCAAAATGAAAATAAGCCTGAGACATCCTGGCGTATTGGTTACTCCTTAAAGAATTTATACAAATGGGAAAATGGGAATTTACAAGCGATTATGGAAAACTACAAAACAAAGCTTGATGATTCCTATAAGTATCATGTATCTATGCTATCGTATATCAATCGTGATAAAGAGATGGAGAAACTAGATAAAAGAAAGATGCGAGAACTAAAGAAATACGCTCAAGCACTTGCATGGTATCATCAGCAACAAACAGGCGAAAGAGTCGAAGAAATCCCGTATCCGTCCGATAAAAGCATGTTTTTACAGCAAGCTATTGGATTAGATCGTGGCAAGAATGGCTACTGGTCTTCTAATGTTGAGTTGATTGCTAGAGCATTTGAAGCGTGGGTACAGGACAAACTTAAAGAGCAAGGGCGAGTCAGTGATTACCTTGTATGTGGTACCTATGATTCCATTGCTTATCCTATGGGCGAAGAGCGTGAAAAAATAAACAAAAAAATGGATGTATTGATGAAGCAAATCGTTGATACGGTCCTATTCTAA
- a CDS encoding DNA cytosine methyltransferase encodes MKQLLKRVYAKRQKAGKDGIWLQHLVCETAALKEGDPLYVKVGEEEIILQNLPFKHDSHIIHVSGRLNKTSNKRRPLVDSCGDKYASVLSLTDKVEIIVQKKDELSQIIVRPLQYKLMETDTIPSQKDERLRVLSLGAGCGIGTAALLSTNYFVPVMEIEMEDDSAEVLKHNYPNSLLFHGDMKDVHSVTKADVALVTMPCNESSTLGLNEGNVMNSLAIAAAKIILSSQAEVVFFENVPQWYKTSDWTLLNDLLKEEYPYFTEQQVEAWDFGCLSTRLRKYVVCFRDQEMFMNFQFPKPPKVRRRKLKDFLDGKHVIHEWKSLDTWMTNFENRDSSWRDRNLDKTFVTEDCTQINAIPKRYRGQSASSTYVLSKDKKHWRFLSVNEIRNILDVPEWFEFPKHIRPTRIYEMLGQSVSCQVFKAIANNIAAVFMKKAMKYLYQSTRAMKEKVEHAISISNNGQLELVI; translated from the coding sequence ATGAAACAATTATTGAAGAGAGTATATGCTAAACGACAAAAGGCTGGTAAAGACGGTATTTGGTTACAGCATCTTGTATGCGAGACCGCCGCCTTAAAAGAGGGGGATCCGCTTTATGTTAAAGTTGGCGAAGAAGAAATCATTCTTCAAAATTTGCCTTTTAAACATGATAGCCATATTATCCATGTGAGCGGTCGGTTGAATAAAACCAGTAACAAACGTCGGCCTCTGGTAGATAGTTGTGGAGATAAATACGCTTCGGTTCTATCGTTAACCGATAAAGTAGAAATTATCGTACAAAAGAAGGACGAACTATCTCAGATCATTGTGAGACCTCTACAGTATAAGTTAATGGAGACCGATACGATTCCTTCACAAAAGGATGAAAGGCTCCGTGTATTATCATTGGGAGCAGGTTGTGGAATAGGTACTGCAGCACTTCTCTCAACCAATTATTTTGTTCCAGTCATGGAGATTGAAATGGAAGACGATTCGGCAGAAGTGTTGAAACATAACTATCCCAATAGTTTACTCTTTCATGGTGATATGAAAGATGTCCATTCGGTAACGAAGGCAGATGTGGCACTTGTAACCATGCCATGCAATGAAAGTTCTACTTTAGGTTTAAACGAAGGGAATGTTATGAACTCATTAGCCATCGCAGCAGCGAAGATTATTCTTTCTTCTCAAGCGGAGGTAGTATTTTTCGAGAATGTACCTCAATGGTATAAAACCAGCGATTGGACACTATTGAATGACCTTCTAAAAGAGGAATATCCGTATTTTACGGAACAACAGGTCGAGGCTTGGGATTTCGGTTGTCTCTCAACTCGCTTAAGAAAATATGTTGTCTGTTTCCGAGACCAAGAAATGTTTATGAATTTTCAATTTCCGAAACCGCCGAAAGTACGTAGGAGGAAATTAAAAGATTTTCTTGATGGCAAGCATGTAATCCATGAATGGAAGAGTTTAGATACCTGGATGACAAATTTCGAAAATCGAGATTCGTCATGGAGAGACCGCAACCTCGATAAAACGTTTGTTACGGAAGATTGTACTCAAATCAATGCAATTCCTAAGAGGTACCGCGGCCAAAGTGCTTCGTCTACCTACGTGTTGAGTAAAGACAAGAAACATTGGCGCTTCCTTAGTGTAAATGAAATCCGGAATATTTTAGATGTTCCAGAATGGTTTGAGTTTCCTAAACACATCAGACCTACTAGAATCTATGAAATGCTGGGTCAAAGTGTGAGTTGTCAGGTGTTTAAAGCAATTGCTAATAACATTGCTGCTGTATTCATGAAAAAGGCAATGAAATATCTTTATCAATCAACGAGAGCAATGAAAGAAAAAGTTGAACATGCAATTTCAATCTCTAATAATGGTCAACTTGAATTAGTTATCTAA
- a CDS encoding 4,5-dihydroxyphthalate decarboxylase: MNNIKLNVGAWKYFHTEALLDGTVKIEGVDASFESGKIISDIFERMVRDKAYDVAELGLTFYLRMLEQGDTSFIALPIFPNRQFRHSAIFINTASGIEKPEDLAGKTIGEFGLYGHDAGVWPKGILSDDFGVKPEQSRWIIGASDWYMPPFDFVPQPHPDDVDVRPVPKGKALGTMLENGEIDAFISAHAPTCIVNGSPKVARLFPDYESVERDYYQRTGIFPIMHTVVIRKDLLEKHLDLAQAVYRAFCESKDIAMEKYRTQTVRQNMEAMMPWFTPLFEKNRQLMGDDWWPYGIEANRKTLDTFLRYFYEQGLSKHLWTCEEIFVPELFRT; encoded by the coding sequence ATGAATAACATAAAACTTAATGTTGGTGCTTGGAAATATTTCCACACTGAGGCGCTGCTTGATGGAACCGTTAAAATCGAGGGCGTTGACGCGAGCTTCGAGAGCGGCAAAATTATTTCAGATATTTTTGAACGCATGGTACGTGACAAAGCCTACGACGTTGCAGAGCTTGGCCTGACTTTTTATCTACGTATGCTTGAGCAAGGAGATACGTCGTTTATCGCGCTCCCGATATTTCCAAATAGGCAGTTCCGTCACTCAGCGATATTCATTAACACAGCAAGCGGCATCGAAAAACCCGAAGATCTAGCTGGCAAAACGATCGGAGAATTCGGCCTATATGGACACGATGCGGGCGTATGGCCAAAAGGTATCCTTTCTGATGATTTTGGAGTGAAGCCAGAACAGTCACGATGGATCATTGGGGCTTCTGACTGGTATATGCCACCTTTCGATTTCGTCCCGCAACCCCACCCTGATGATGTTGACGTGAGGCCTGTCCCGAAAGGCAAAGCACTTGGGACGATGCTGGAAAACGGGGAGATTGATGCGTTTATCTCTGCTCACGCTCCAACGTGCATCGTGAATGGCTCACCAAAAGTCGCTCGTCTCTTTCCAGATTATGAGAGTGTTGAACGCGACTATTACCAACGAACAGGTATCTTTCCAATTATGCATACAGTTGTCATCCGCAAAGACCTTCTAGAAAAGCATCTTGATCTTGCACAAGCTGTTTATCGAGCCTTCTGTGAGTCAAAGGATATTGCAATGGAGAAATATCGTACACAGACTGTTAGGCAGAATATGGAGGCCATGATGCCATGGTTTACCCCTTTATTTGAGAAAAATCGTCAGCTAATGGGGGACGACTGGTGGCCGTACGGCATTGAAGCGAATCGTAAAACTCTCGACACCTTCCTGCGATACTTCTACGAGCAGGGCCTCTCCAAACACCTATGGACATGTGAAGAAATTTTTGTGCCCGAACTGTTTCGAACATAA
- a CDS encoding amidohydrolase family protein: MRVFGLEEHFVTTNVIDAWSTLAPEWQDLAQKASSSGESGRRLSEIGEERFKAMEEAGVDVQVLSLTAPGLQNLSPAVAVPLQVETNDLLASAIRSHPDRLQGLATLATAAPDAAALELERSVTKLGLNGVMLFGRTRERNIDHPDFWPVFEAASALRAPIYLHPQSPLPVVRAAYYDGLGQGVDAAFATHRIGWHYETGIQLLRLIASGVLDRFPDLQLIVGHWGELVLFYLERLEPLADMAKLKRSLSEYIRSNVFVTPSGMFSHNYLRWAVETVGVDRILFSTDYPFERGGSRSFLEKIELSETDREKITFGNWERLCSDIRR; encoded by the coding sequence ATGAGAGTTTTCGGATTGGAAGAGCACTTCGTTACTACCAATGTGATCGATGCTTGGAGTACACTTGCACCAGAATGGCAGGATCTTGCACAGAAAGCATCGTCCAGCGGCGAGAGTGGTCGACGTCTGTCTGAAATTGGAGAAGAACGTTTCAAAGCAATGGAAGAAGCTGGGGTAGATGTCCAGGTACTGTCACTCACCGCTCCTGGATTGCAGAATCTCTCTCCAGCTGTTGCAGTACCACTACAAGTCGAAACCAACGATCTACTCGCCTCTGCGATCAGGTCCCACCCAGACCGCCTGCAGGGTCTCGCGACACTCGCCACGGCCGCCCCAGATGCAGCGGCACTTGAATTAGAGCGGTCAGTAACAAAGTTGGGGTTAAACGGCGTAATGCTGTTCGGCCGCACACGTGAGCGTAATATTGATCATCCTGACTTTTGGCCTGTCTTTGAAGCCGCCTCTGCTTTGAGAGCACCAATCTATCTCCACCCGCAGTCGCCACTGCCGGTCGTACGCGCCGCTTACTACGACGGCCTTGGGCAAGGGGTGGATGCTGCTTTTGCCACGCATCGCATAGGGTGGCATTATGAAACAGGTATTCAACTCTTGCGTTTGATTGCAAGTGGTGTTCTCGACCGTTTTCCAGACCTTCAACTAATTGTTGGACATTGGGGGGAACTCGTTCTATTTTATCTTGAACGGCTCGAACCACTTGCTGACATGGCTAAGCTCAAGCGTTCTCTCTCTGAGTATATTCGTAGCAACGTATTCGTCACACCTAGTGGTATGTTCAGTCACAATTATCTTCGCTGGGCGGTCGAAACAGTAGGAGTTGACCGGATCCTTTTCTCAACGGACTATCCGTTCGAGCGAGGAGGTTCACGTAGTTTTTTGGAAAAAATAGAACTCAGCGAGACAGATCGCGAAAAGATTACGTTTGGTAATTGGGAACGACTATGTTCCGACATTCGGCGTTGA
- a CDS encoding LysR family transcriptional regulator translates to MDIKQLRYFIATAKYLNMTVAAKNLYIAQPALSRQIIDLEGYLGVTLFIRDKRGLKLTRAGMELLSAAKEIVAKSDEAIERVKLAGAGLKGDLKIGYVGTSDKIFLPKLLRTFRKKHPDVGLSLEYANSEALNDALNSGELDVVFTFTVGIENITDLSWEKIYTESFALIVSEDHPLAKEKKVQITDLSNELFILLSRTEAPQLFDYILKLCASGGFYPKNVSHPHFDTVLLQVEANLGITVLSRHGKAFASPSLRFIDIEHTVENIDLVMAWKTNNTNPCIPLFLIELQELLKASNFEEVLSFGKNV, encoded by the coding sequence ATGGATATAAAACAATTACGTTACTTTATCGCTACAGCAAAGTATCTAAACATGACAGTGGCGGCAAAGAACCTATATATCGCACAACCAGCACTGAGTAGACAAATCATCGATTTGGAAGGTTACTTGGGCGTTACTTTGTTCATTCGTGACAAACGCGGACTCAAACTTACGAGAGCAGGTATGGAACTACTCTCTGCAGCCAAAGAAATTGTTGCAAAATCGGATGAAGCGATAGAAAGGGTTAAATTAGCAGGAGCAGGTCTCAAGGGAGATCTGAAAATCGGTTATGTAGGCACATCCGATAAGATATTTCTCCCGAAGTTACTTCGTACGTTTCGTAAAAAACACCCGGATGTTGGATTATCGCTTGAATACGCTAATTCGGAAGCTTTAAATGACGCACTGAACTCAGGAGAATTGGACGTTGTTTTCACCTTCACTGTTGGGATTGAGAATATCACTGATCTTAGCTGGGAAAAAATATATACCGAATCCTTTGCCTTAATTGTTTCTGAAGATCACCCCCTTGCAAAGGAAAAAAAGGTTCAGATTACAGATTTATCAAACGAACTCTTTATTCTATTATCCCGTACCGAAGCGCCGCAACTCTTTGATTATATTCTGAAATTATGTGCTAGCGGAGGATTTTACCCTAAAAACGTCAGTCATCCTCATTTCGATACTGTGCTGCTTCAAGTGGAGGCTAACCTTGGGATTACCGTTCTCTCGCGGCATGGCAAAGCTTTCGCGTCTCCTTCTCTACGGTTCATTGATATTGAACATACTGTCGAGAATATTGATCTAGTCATGGCATGGAAAACGAACAATACGAATCCATGTATTCCCCTATTTCTCATTGAACTGCAAGAATTACTAAAAGCTTCGAATTTTGAAGAAGTGCTTTCGTTCGGAAAAAACGTTTAG
- a CDS encoding GNAT family N-acetyltransferase, which translates to MIKRIDITNPKLAMEVLNVQIPSYKVEAALIDSDEIPPLKDTVDTLQQCGENFFGYYINEELSGVISIKIENSVMDIHRLFVHPLHFRKGIAKMLLDFIQTNKKGFETIIVSTGSKNLPAIKFYQKNGFSKIKEIKVTEHLSLTLFNKKI; encoded by the coding sequence TTGATTAAAAGAATTGATATTACAAATCCTAAATTAGCTATGGAGGTATTAAACGTTCAAATACCTTCTTATAAGGTAGAAGCAGCATTAATTGATTCTGATGAAATACCACCATTAAAAGATACAGTTGACACGTTACAACAATGTGGAGAAAATTTCTTCGGCTATTACATAAATGAAGAATTAAGTGGAGTCATATCCATAAAAATAGAAAATAGTGTAATGGATATACATAGGTTATTTGTACATCCATTACATTTCAGAAAAGGAATTGCAAAAATGTTATTAGATTTTATTCAAACCAATAAGAAAGGATTTGAAACAATTATTGTATCAACTGGTTCTAAAAATTTACCTGCAATTAAATTCTATCAAAAAAATGGATTCTCAAAAATTAAAGAAATAAAAGTAACTGAACATTTATCTTTAACTCTTTTCAATAAGAAAATTTAA
- a CDS encoding DMT family transporter, translating into MAQKRSFRVMLAYCLPIFLWGSAFAGIRVGLESYTPEHLALSRLLIGYIALIFIAIITQMHLPELKDIPIILLLGFLGFTVYHTALNVGEETVSAGAASLLVSTTPIFSTLLAVWFLRERFGLSRWIGSSISFFGVVLISLGTGGAVSFTNGVLFILLAAFSESIYFVFQTRYLKKYGFLAFTTYTIWAGTFFMLFFFPGLISEMTKSSIDSTLSIVYLGLFPTVIPYLALAYVTSHVGASEATSSLYLTPALAFVIAWIWLGEVPTLLSLVGGVITLSGVMFMHIKVDKQNRVKHNTKQVQKEI; encoded by the coding sequence ATGGCACAAAAACGGAGCTTTCGTGTTATGCTCGCGTATTGCCTTCCCATTTTTCTATGGGGTTCAGCTTTTGCTGGAATACGAGTTGGCTTAGAATCCTATACACCTGAACACCTTGCTCTTTCTCGATTGCTGATTGGTTATATAGCGCTTATATTTATTGCAATTATCACTCAAATGCATTTACCGGAATTAAAGGATATTCCTATAATTTTATTGTTGGGTTTTTTAGGCTTCACTGTTTATCATACAGCTCTAAATGTCGGGGAGGAAACAGTTAGTGCTGGTGCTGCAAGCCTGCTTGTATCAACAACTCCCATTTTTTCAACTCTTTTAGCTGTTTGGTTTCTTCGTGAACGATTTGGATTATCAAGATGGATTGGATCTTCAATAAGCTTTTTTGGAGTGGTATTGATCTCATTAGGCACTGGAGGGGCTGTTTCCTTTACAAACGGGGTATTGTTCATTCTTTTAGCAGCTTTTTCGGAAAGTATTTATTTTGTATTTCAAACTCGTTATTTAAAAAAGTATGGATTTCTTGCATTTACTACCTATACGATATGGGCAGGCACGTTTTTTATGCTTTTCTTTTTCCCTGGATTAATAAGTGAAATGACGAAATCATCTATTGATTCAACACTTAGCATTGTATACTTAGGTCTTTTTCCTACGGTTATTCCTTATCTTGCATTAGCTTATGTTACATCACATGTAGGAGCTTCAGAGGCAACTAGTTCTCTTTATCTAACTCCGGCTTTAGCATTTGTTATTGCGTGGATTTGGCTTGGAGAGGTACCTACCCTTCTTTCTCTAGTAGGAGGAGTAATTACACTATCGGGAGTTATGTTCATGCATATAAAAGTAGACAAACAAAATAGAGTAAAGCACAATACGAAACAAGTTCAGAAAGAAATTTAG
- the pdxR gene encoding MocR-like pyridoxine biosynthesis transcription factor PdxR, whose protein sequence is MGNIDWKRKKHSPKYQQIVDIIKEKIANGEWPIGSKIPSQRQLAEGFNVNRSTVVTALEELMADGLIEGKMGMGTFVVNNTWTLLATNPPPDWKEHVKSGLIRPSQSTVQQINQAESNTNLIQLSKGELSKDLFPLDTMKFVMQRVSEEMQAFGYEEPKGFLALREAISDYLKTFGVQASPASILIVSGALQALQLISVGLLPRGSTVLLEQPSYLYSLRVFQSAGMKLTGLPIDEHGLMPSSVFESKKQKGRVILYSIPCFHNPTGILMSENRREELIQVCKKEQLPMIEDDIYRELWIDEPPPPPLKSKDKHGHVLYIGSLSKTLSPGLRIGWIAGPEPVIERLSDIKMQTDYGSSSLSQRVAAEWLTSGLYEQHLECVREQLKIRRTVILEALEIYLKDLATWDVPKGGFFIWLRILPKLSMSELCAKALSEGVLLNPGDIYGQESNHYLRLSYGYASLKDLKKGICKISHIIRKLAKR, encoded by the coding sequence ATGGGGAATATCGATTGGAAAAGAAAGAAACATTCTCCTAAATATCAACAAATTGTAGACATTATCAAGGAGAAAATTGCCAATGGAGAATGGCCAATCGGAAGTAAAATTCCAAGTCAGCGACAATTAGCCGAGGGATTCAATGTAAATAGGAGTACTGTCGTCACTGCTTTAGAGGAATTAATGGCAGATGGATTGATTGAGGGAAAAATGGGAATGGGTACGTTCGTAGTGAATAATACATGGACATTACTTGCTACAAATCCTCCACCTGATTGGAAAGAACATGTTAAATCAGGTTTAATAAGACCGAGTCAATCGACTGTCCAACAGATAAATCAAGCTGAATCAAACACAAACCTAATTCAACTTAGTAAAGGTGAACTTTCTAAAGATTTATTTCCTTTAGATACAATGAAGTTTGTCATGCAAAGGGTATCTGAAGAAATGCAGGCTTTTGGATATGAAGAGCCAAAAGGTTTTCTGGCTTTAAGAGAAGCGATAAGCGACTATTTAAAAACATTTGGTGTTCAAGCCTCTCCTGCATCTATTTTAATTGTTTCCGGGGCATTGCAAGCTTTGCAATTGATTTCAGTCGGCCTTCTACCCAGGGGATCAACCGTATTACTTGAACAGCCTTCATACCTTTATTCTTTGCGTGTGTTTCAATCAGCAGGAATGAAGCTTACAGGTCTACCGATAGATGAACATGGCCTTATGCCAAGCTCAGTTTTCGAATCAAAAAAACAGAAAGGCAGAGTGATTTTATACTCCATTCCTTGTTTTCATAATCCAACAGGGATATTAATGTCAGAAAATCGACGTGAAGAACTAATTCAAGTATGTAAAAAAGAACAACTTCCTATGATCGAGGATGATATTTATCGGGAGCTATGGATCGATGAGCCACCACCACCTCCATTAAAATCAAAAGATAAACATGGACACGTATTGTATATTGGCAGTCTATCTAAAACGTTAAGCCCAGGTTTAAGGATCGGTTGGATTGCCGGACCTGAACCTGTAATTGAACGCCTATCCGATATTAAAATGCAAACTGACTATGGTTCTAGTTCCTTATCCCAAAGGGTCGCAGCTGAATGGTTAACAAGTGGCTTATATGAACAACACCTTGAATGTGTAAGAGAACAGCTTAAAATACGGAGAACGGTAATATTAGAGGCTTTAGAAATTTATTTAAAGGATTTAGCCACATGGGATGTACCAAAGGGAGGATTTTTTATATGGTTAAGAATACTACCAAAATTATCAATGAGTGAACTTTGCGCAAAGGCATTATCTGAAGGCGTACTTCTTAACCCAGGAGATATTTATGGTCAAGAATCAAACCATTATCTTCGCCTCTCTTATGGGTATGCTTCATTAAAAGATTTGAAAAAGGGTATCTGCAAAATTAGCCACATCATTCGAAAACTGGCAAAACGTTAA
- the ltrA gene encoding group II intron reverse transcriptase/maturase, protein MKTKLLRIAELAKSEPKMKFTSLAHLLNKQTLTQCHYELPNRKATGINGITKEQYDENLEENIEELVSRLKSNSYRPVPVRRMYIPKLNSNKKRPLGIPEYEDKIVQKGITKLLNTIYENDFLECSFGFRPNRSCHDALKILNFYIEKRSVNYVVDVDIRGFFDNVDHKWMMEFLKLRIADPNLLRIIGRFLKGGYMEEGKKYKTDNGTPQGGVISPVLANVYLHYVLDLWFEKKVKKQCKGQAYIVRYADDFVCCFQYQSEAQEFFQSLKFRLKKFNLEIAEDKTKIIPFGSFAEKYTNQKGNSKPATFDFLGFTHYCGKSKKGNFRVKRKSSRKKVQGKLKESKEWLKKNRNKNIHIIMDRFRRSLIGYYNYYCITDNILNVSNFKCKIEDLLFKWLNRRSQRKSFTWDKFRLFLDKYPLPSPRIKVNIYELRKEISYIL, encoded by the coding sequence ATGAAAACAAAACTACTAAGGATAGCAGAATTAGCAAAGTCTGAACCTAAAATGAAATTTACATCTCTTGCACATCTATTAAATAAGCAAACACTAACTCAATGTCATTATGAACTGCCCAATAGGAAAGCAACCGGGATTAACGGTATAACTAAAGAGCAGTACGATGAAAATTTAGAAGAAAACATTGAGGAGTTAGTAAGCAGGCTTAAAAGCAACAGTTATCGTCCTGTTCCAGTAAGAAGAATGTATATTCCGAAGCTCAATTCAAACAAGAAAAGACCTCTAGGAATACCGGAATATGAGGACAAGATTGTTCAAAAAGGCATTACGAAGCTACTTAATACCATCTATGAAAATGACTTTCTAGAATGTTCCTTTGGGTTTCGCCCAAATCGTAGCTGCCATGATGCTTTGAAAATACTGAACTTCTATATTGAAAAGAGGTCAGTAAATTATGTAGTAGATGTCGATATTCGCGGATTCTTTGACAACGTTGACCACAAATGGATGATGGAGTTCTTAAAACTGCGAATTGCTGACCCTAACCTACTAAGAATAATTGGTAGGTTTCTTAAAGGTGGATACATGGAGGAAGGGAAGAAATATAAAACAGATAATGGCACACCGCAAGGTGGAGTAATATCCCCGGTATTAGCCAATGTGTATCTCCATTATGTCCTCGACTTATGGTTTGAGAAAAAGGTCAAGAAACAATGCAAGGGACAAGCATATATAGTAAGGTATGCTGATGATTTTGTGTGCTGTTTTCAATATCAGAGCGAAGCTCAGGAGTTCTTCCAATCATTAAAATTTAGATTAAAGAAATTTAACTTGGAAATTGCCGAGGATAAAACCAAAATTATTCCCTTCGGGAGTTTTGCGGAGAAATATACAAATCAAAAGGGAAACAGTAAACCAGCAACCTTTGATTTCCTAGGCTTTACACACTATTGTGGGAAAAGCAAAAAAGGGAACTTTCGGGTGAAACGGAAATCGAGTAGGAAGAAAGTCCAAGGTAAATTAAAAGAGTCTAAAGAATGGCTGAAGAAGAATAGGAATAAGAATATTCACATAATCATGGACAGATTTAGACGCTCGCTTATTGGTTATTACAACTATTATTGCATCACTGATAATATCCTAAATGTTAGCAACTTCAAGTGCAAAATCGAGGACTTACTGTTTAAATGGCTCAACAGAAGAAGTCAAAGAAAATCCTTTACATGGGATAAATTCAGACTATTTCTTGATAAATATCCACTACCTTCACCAAGAATTAAAGTGAATATATATGAATTAAGAAAAGAGATTAGCTACATTCTGTGA